A region of Chlamydia crocodili DNA encodes the following proteins:
- a CDS encoding isoprenyl transferase, whose protein sequence is MSLTLKQANQADLSTQSLPRHVAIIMDGNRRWYQQHQAQCTVKYSSGHYYGAKVLPNIIESAFSLGIEVLTLFAFSTENFLRSTEEVEELFYLFYSQLDEQLPYLIENKIRLRCIGNLLELPLNLQQKISEIALKTRHNPHRDLVLAINYGGKDELVRAFKKLHQDLIEQKISSDSISEEIIRSYLDTSEMPDPDLLIRTGGEMRVSNFLLWQIAYTELYVTDVLWPDFKPDHLLDAIKAYQHRSRRGGK, encoded by the coding sequence ATGTCTCTCACATTAAAACAGGCGAATCAAGCTGATCTATCCACCCAGTCTTTACCGAGACATGTTGCCATTATTATGGACGGCAATCGCCGCTGGTATCAGCAACATCAAGCACAGTGTACTGTCAAGTATTCCTCGGGGCACTACTATGGAGCTAAAGTCCTACCCAATATTATCGAATCTGCTTTTTCTTTGGGTATTGAGGTTCTTACATTATTTGCTTTCTCTACAGAAAATTTTCTAAGATCGACTGAAGAAGTCGAGGAACTTTTTTATCTTTTCTATTCTCAATTGGACGAACAACTCCCTTATCTTATTGAAAATAAGATTCGGTTGCGTTGTATAGGGAATTTATTGGAACTTCCCCTAAACCTACAACAAAAAATTTCTGAAATCGCCTTAAAAACCCGCCACAATCCACATAGAGATCTTGTGCTAGCAATTAATTATGGTGGAAAGGATGAGCTGGTACGTGCATTTAAGAAACTTCATCAGGATTTGATAGAACAAAAAATATCTTCAGACTCAATTTCGGAAGAGATAATTCGTTCGTATTTAGACACTTCGGAAATGCCTGATCCCGATTTATTAATTCGCACCGGTGGCGAAATGCGTGTCAGTAATTTCCTCTTATGGCAAATAGCATATACAGAGCTATATGTAACCGATGTTTTATGGCCGGATTTCAAACCTGATCATCTTTTAGATGCCATTAAAGCTTACCAACACAGATCACGACGAGGAGGCAAATAG